The segment CAAGCGTATTTAAGTACATACGCTTTGTGGTCTCAACTGCACCAAGGTTCGCTTCATAGCTACGCTCGGCTTCTTTCATATCAACATTTTCTATCGTGCGGTTGACATTGGGTAATAAAATATAACCGTCTTCATCGGCAGCGGGGTGAGAAGGGTCAAACCTTGCCTTGAACTGCGTTTTATAATCTCTTGATAACTTATCTACGGCAACCACTTCATTACCCGTTTTCGGGTTGACGGTGTTTTTAAAATATATGGTTTTGCGTCTGTACGGCTCCTCATCAGGACTCGTACCGACCGAATCGGCATTTGCGATATTCTGTGAAATAATCTTCATACGCTGGCTTTGCACCTTCATGCCTGCCGCAGAACGCTCAAAAGCATCTTCAAGCCCAAGGGCTTGGGATAAGGACGGAAATAAAAGTGCTAAAATAATAAACATATATCTCATTACCTGTTACCCCCTATAGCAGACCTGACCAACCCGTTATATTGACGCATAATACC is part of the Alphaproteobacteria bacterium CG11_big_fil_rev_8_21_14_0_20_39_49 genome and harbors:
- the flgC gene encoding flagellar basal body rod protein FlgC, producing the protein MFIILALLFPSLSQALGLEDAFERSAAGMKVQSQRMKIISQNIANADSVGTSPDEEPYRRKTIYFKNTVNPKTGNEVVAVDKLSRDYKTQFKARFDPSHPAADEDGYILLPNVNRTIENVDMKEAERSYEANLGAVETTKRMYLNTLELLR